The genomic window GATGTCTCCTAACAATTACATCTTGCTTCTACTAAGGTATTAAAAAGCCACTTCATGCAGCGAGCCATCAGAACCCCCTTCTGAATATCCCCACATGGAACATTTCCCCGGCACCTCCCAGAACGCTATCCAACCACCTCCATTTattcacaaatatatatttttttcccctttcagcaGCCGGGGGCCGTGTCCCCGCTCAGATAAGCCTATCAAGCccagagggggggggggccggcCATCCAGGCAGCGTTGTGCCGAGTCATGCTGCCCTTGCACGCCGCCCGCCCAGCCCCGGCGGCCCGTgaggggcgggcggcggccgtGAGGGGAGGCTGGGCGGAGGGCGGGAAGGAGGCCGGGAGGGCCTCGCCCGTCTCCTCGCGAGATCGCGGCCGCTATAaagcggcggggccgcgggggctGCCGCAGTCGCAGCTTCCTGAGGGGGTCGGGGTCTCGTCGAGCTGAGGAGGTTTTTTTGGGtgagtgctgggggggggggggggctgcgctTGGGATGGTCgtgatttgttattttttttttttgaacattttttttttcaaaatttttcctttttttttttttttttttggcttgatTTGGCTTTGTTCTCCCCTCTGCGCAGGTGGGGtctctttcttcatctttctctttttttttttttctctccctttcttttccctctcccttttcttcccttttttcatCCTCCCTTTTAACAGAGGGATGTTGAGGaccgccgccccccccccccctccccccccccctttaacACCGCCTGGCGCTGGGCTCGGCCTCCGCCTCCCGTCCCCGCTCCGGAGTGACTCCGGAGCCGCTCCGGCGCCGGGCGGTGTGCTGGCAGCCGGTTGCGGCCCGGCGGGTCGCTCGCCTCCGACCGCAGCTCGGAGCCTTTGACCGCagcgctgaggggagcggggaggaagGCCGGGGCGTTGTGCAACGGCCTCGCTGTCCTCAAGGGATGGATTCCGAGCTGGAGCGCGGGCCTGGCTCGGTGTAATTGCAGTTCAGAGGTAATTGAGGCTGTGAGCACCTGGTTGGTGCCCTGACCCCGTTAAACTGCCGTGTATTTGCAGTGCctgctctcttttttctcctcgAAGGAAAGGAGCTGCTGTGGTCTGTGCTGCTGCGGGTTAGGAAACGCTGCGGCTGAAATCCAGGCAGGAGGTGGGGATGCGTGCTGCGGTGGCGGGTTGCAGTGCAGTGTGACTGAGCCTCCTAGCCTGGTGTTAAAGGCCTTCGAGCTGCCTAAAAAGGGGGCAATAATCCCCTGCTTTAGAAAGGAGAAGTGCCAAAGAGCAGCCTGACAGTGTTTATTTGACGCTGAGTCCTCAGTAATAAACTCCAGGGCCTGTTGGTGGAACAAATATAGCAGGATTGGCATCCTACTGAGTAAAAGGATGACCTTGAGCTTGagtaatgtaaaataatgtaatgGAGTTGTGCACTCCAGATAAAACAGgtattcttcaggaagaaaaaaattcattaGTTAGCAATATCTCAAAGAAATATTGTGCAATGGTTGTCCCTTGTCCCATCTTGCAGAACTGCAGTTCCAGGATTACATCTGTATTCGTGGCTACATATAGAGTTCAGTGGGTTTATTAATGTCATCCTACTAGACTGTTTCAGTACAATTTTATGAATGACGGTGGCCAGAACTGCTGGGCATTCATAAGGTCACCTCCTAGCCTGCCACATTTGAAGACAAATCCCTTGGATTTGTCCCCATCCCCCACCAAGGGGATGAAGAGGAGCTTGCTTGTGGCATGAGGCAGTTAGAAACACTGAGTAAGGTGGCACTCTGCAAACTGAACTGAGGTTGCAGGTTACTGTTTGTGTTCTCAGGGTGTGTAAGAGGAGCCTTTAAATGTAAAACTTACAAGGTTCTAAACTGGTAAGTTTAAACTTTACTGAAAAGTAAATGCTGCTTATGGCTACTGGACTAGTTCTTCGGAAAGTATGTGGCAAGGGGGAAGGAGCCAAGAATGAAGGGCTTCCAACCTGTTCTGGAGTGGACTTTGTGCCTTACAGGAAGGATTTATAAAGATCTTTGAATCTTACCTTTCTTTTGTGATACAAGACTCATACTAACCTTGCAAAGGCTTTTATCTCCAAGTCAGCTAGTGGCTGTACAGTATGTAGAATGACTTCAGTGAGATCACTAAAGAGTGAGCTGAAGAAACAAGGCTCACAAGCTGTCTATCTGAAAAATTATGCCCTGGAAGTAACTGGAATTCAAAAAGTGATGCACAAATTCTGCATTCCCAGACAGTGCAAAAATACTCTGCAGGACATGTTGCAAATGACTTGGTGTTAGGCCAGGCAGCCAGAAGTTAAGCTGTCTTGTCCTTGTGTACCCTCTTACTCTTTTTCAGTAGACTGAAATACTCAGGGGGAACAACCTGGCCTTACTGGTTTAAGACTTGGTGAGATTTTACTTGCTAACATAAAATGTGGTTCCCAAGTATACCATGTGTCTTCTGTTTGCAAATAAGACAATGCAGCTTTGTTTGCAAGGCCAAAGTGTAATTATGTAGAGAACATATCCATTGTTATCTTGGAGATGAACAAAACCCTGATTGAATAACTAAGAGAAAGTTTGAGGTATTAAATTTCCTTGTAAACTTGAACAAGGGTCTCCTCATCAACAGGTAGGAAGAGATTCTCTAACTCATCTAATTAGTGGAACTGGGAGACTTACTGACTATTGCTAAAACTCAAGAAGGCTAGCTCTTTTCTGTAATAAGCTGTTACTAGTCAAAGACAATGATAACCTTTAATTTGGAGACTAATGAGCTGTAGATCTCAAAGTGTTAGGCTTAGTAGCTTGGTTTGGATACCTGACTACTCAGATAACAAACTTAAAACTAATCTTATTCTTAAGCCTTGTGTTGCAAGACAAAGTGGTGGAACTGTCCCTGTTGATGCTCAGTGTAAATGGATGAGGTTCTTTGGATAAATAGTTTTGGGTACAAACATATTGTTACCTAAGCTGtactattaatttttttttctagcataaATCAAGATGTCTTCAGGAAAGGCTTTCATTGGAAAACCAGCCCCTGACTTCACTGCCACAGCTGTGATGCCAGATGGGCAATTCAAAGACATCAAACTCTCTGACTATAGAGGTAAGTTTATGTGCCTCTCTAACTACATAAATGCAGTATGGCCATATGTGGGGGTCAGAGGGCATCtaatttggtttggtttcaaaGTAATAGTGAAAACCTGATGGTAGACTGCAGTAGATGTTTTTGTCAGTTGATGGCTGGAGTATGCTTGGGAAGCTGTTGACAGTATGGCTGAATGTTCTGGCTATGATAATTATTGGTTATCAGCCTAACATTCCTCTCAAGTGTAATCTGGGATCAGGCTTATTTGTTCTCTCAGTTTGAGACTGATGTAACATCTCCAGTGTACTACATGGAACAGCAAAATCTTCccttgtagttttttttttctgtcaatgGAAAGTAAACTTTCCTCTAACTAGTGAAGTTCCTTTCTCTGGAGTACTAGCAAAACATTCTCTTCTGTTGATACTTAAATGTTTGATACTGAATATTACAAGTACTATAAAACCTAAGGTAAAAGACTTCTAACTGGTGACACTGCTTTTCTAGGAAAATATGTTGTGTTCTTCTTCTACCCTCTGGACTTCACTTTCGTCTGTCCAACTGAAATTATTGCATACAGTGACAGAGCTGATGAATTCAAGAAAATCAACTGTGAAATAATTGGAGCTTCTGTTGACTCTCACTTCTGTCACCTTGCATGGTAAGAATCAGCCTTTTAATTTAACCAAATGGAATGTTCTGCCTGGCCTCACAGGAACTGGATCCTGAGTATTCAAACTATATTTACTGAAGAGCTAAAGGCACTTAGGAAGTAGAGGTAGTGTCAAGTACTTCTGAACAGAATGGAGAATACTGGTCAGTTCCTTTGTTGCTTCATGGTAGACTAAGTGCAATACTACACTTAAGATCAGCTTCTGTTGTACTTTATGCTTTGAACTGtcctcttttttattaatatttcaacTTCCTACTTTCTAGGATCAACACTCCCAAGAAACAAGGTGGTTTGGGATCTATGAAAATCCCATTGGTTTCTGACACAACACGTGTCATTGCCAAAGACTATGGAGTGCTTAAAGAGGATGAAGGTATTGCGTACAGGTAATGTGAAGTAAGGTGAACTTGTTAATGTTGTATGTTGCAATACAGATTAACACAGAACTTGTGTGTACTTGAACActtaaaacaaactgaagttCTTAGCTATTCCAGATGTAAACTGCTTTAAGCTATCAAACGCTCCTACAAGAGGAGATGTTACTTGGTTCTCCTTAGTGTTTAGACTTCTTATGGTTTTGGTGAGCTAGATAAAggcctgctgctttcccttgaTAACTGTACTACTTGGAGTGTTACATATCTGCATGATGCAGGAGTCTCATGCAGGTGAGCTTATATAAACATGGCTAATGCAAGTCCTACCTCGTCATGAAAGTGATTACAGGTAATTGGTGATTAAAGTACAGTAGAATTAAAAACCAAGCCTTATCTTTTAGTCATCTGTTCAGTtaaagctgctgagggagctgaacTTCTGCTAACTCTTAGTTTGGTGTCAGCAGTGGCCAGTTagtctgctgtatttttaagaactgcatatatttttctctgaatacaGCAGTGTCTCTTCTTTAgttccctttttctttgtttctcttccattttgtcTTTCCACTAGTGTCttgtttaaatcaaaacaaatacagaaaagtaagtTACCTGTCTCCTAGCTACTGTAGAATGTAAGGATTTCAACTGTTAATGTGTCAGTACTGAGTATACACAAGGTTTTTCCAtttggggaaaggaaaatattacatTACACAACTTATTGGTGTGATAAAATATTGAACTTGGTTTTGCAACTCACTGAAGACAAATCTTTCAAAACCTGTTTAACCCCAGGTCTGTCTTTGTAGGGGTCTGTTCATAATCGATGAGAAGGGGATCTTGAGACAGATAACAATCAATGATCTTCCTGTTGGCCGTTGTGTTGATGAAACTCTCAGGCTTGTGCAGGCTTTCCAATTCACAGACAAGCATGGAGAAGGTAAGGGTTCTTGTATCTAATTCTAAATAGCTCTCAAGAGAACAGTATTAACTAAACAGGTTTAATAGGTTTACTGAAAGGTACCGAGTACATGTATAGATCTGTTCACAGCAAGTGATTGATTGTGCCTCTTGTAATGAAGCTGGTTCTGTAAAGCTATTTGTCACTGCATAATCCTACTCCAGTTCATGGTCCATTGAGTATTTGCCAAATGTTGAAGGGGAAGGGTGGAGGTTGCTACTCCTCTGGAGTAGTAAGAAGCTGACAGAAGCTTTTCCTCCAGAACTGGGACTGCAGTCTCATCTAAACCAGGCTAGACCAGAAGTGTATGATGACACTCAGAAGCTGAGATTCATAGCTTTAATTGCCAGGCTTGCTTTAAGCAAGCATCAAGCCTTCCTTAACTGTATAAAAGGAAGACTCCAAAGAATGCTGCTTGAGTGTCACCTCAGTTTTGAGGCTGTGCTACCTCTGCATTGTGGTAGTCTCCTGATGCTCACAAAGTGGGATTAGAGGCAGTTAaactcttcttccccttcctccatTAAACTGGAGGATGGGAGTAGGATTGATTAAGATGGGGGAGAAGTAAGCTTGGCTGGCTCCAGGGAAGTAACTACATTGTAGTAGCTGTGAAGATGCCTCCTGACACAGACTGCTGGTGTTGGTGCTCCCTTGCTGTGAAGCTTCCATGAAAGATGGGAAGGTGTGCATGTGTAGAGGGCCTGCTGTTGCATGGACAGACATTGGGTTCCTTGGGTGCAACTACCTAGTAAGCAaattaaaaggattaaaaataactgatgtGATGAAACTGATTAATATACCTTGCGAAATTGTTACAGGTTTTGAGTTGTTAGTATGCTTTGTATGAAACACTAACCACTTCTGCGGAATAAGACTTGCATGTTCTTATCATTTCAGTGTGCCCAGCTGGCTGGAAGCCTGGCAGTGACACAATCAAGCCTGAtgttcagaaaagcaaagaatattTCTCCAAGCAGAAGTAAACTTTCGATCTGAGTGGAAACTAGTATGCCTTACAGAAAGAGCAAGTATCAGTTACTGAACTTTGACTAAATCATTGCATTTGAGTCAAGGGATCATGCTATAGGTAtaaacagtaactttttttaCTTGAAGGAAAGTTTGTCCTGTTGATAGTACCTTCATAGAAAACCCTAATGATCAATATCTGTACATCATGCCCTATTGACTTTAGTGACAATGCATTGTATGTGGTTAGCCATGTGTTGCGTATAGAGCAGTGGTATTCTTTTGTAACTATTAAACTTATGGAAAAAGCACTCCGTGTATTGGTCTTATGTAGTCAAAAAGCTGAAAGAGCACTTCCATTTTGCTGGTCAGTAGTAGTCAGATTCATTCACTGGAATGTAAAACCTGAGTTGATCTCTGTAGAGGGGACAATGGGAACAATAACATGAGCTGTGGTGTAGTCCTCTGGTTCAGTAACACAACTTTTAAATAGCAGTAAAGATTGCTAGTTAAAAGCTTGGTTTATTGAGCTGTCTGTAGATAACTCAATTCCTGAAGTTCTTCTACCACTCCATTAGAGTGGAGGTACTAACACTTCAGTTCTCATGTTACAGTAGTGAAGTTCTTATTAGAAGAAGTCTTTGAATATAGGTAGAGGAACATGACTAGATCAGATTCTATCACACTTCAGCAACTTTAGTAATAATGCAGTGTCCAGAtcataaaacacaaacatgacTGAAGGCTAGGTGTGTTTTCATACATAGTATAAACTTGTTTCTGCATCTATTTTAGTTAAAACTGATTGCATATGCAAACCTTCTAGGAACCTTAACATCCAGTTTGAAAACTCCAGAGAAGACTTtgctttctggaaagcaaaattCCTTGGATACATGAGATTAATCCCTAATCTCTCACATTATATGGAGTGGGAGTCTTGGGAGGATTGAGAAGATGCCAGTTGATAAGACTTTGAGCTGATGGATAAGATCAAAAGGGTGGCACTATAAACCATGGTACTCTGATCTTGTTCAGCCTTGCCTTTCATCTTTGTACTATAAATGATTATGTACATACTGTGAAACTCAAAACATATGGCCATGGCCCTAAGTTACATTGTAGCTGTGTAGCTTCATGGTTACAGGTGCCTTGTAATGAAGTCCTGACCTTCAGATTTGGGGAAGGCTCTGTGGTAGAAGTATGTTAGAGCTTTGTGAGCTTTAAATTAAACTTCACAGGTTCATAAACTTTAAAGTATAAATGCCTAAAAGCCTGCCTTTAACTCCTGAAGCAGTAAACAGGTTCTATCCTGTTAAAGTGAATAGTAGCAAAGTTGAGGCCTGGGGCTATTTAGATGAGTCAAGAGTGAATGTCACATGCTTGAGTAGTAAACCtgtgaagtgtgtgtgtgtggggggaaacaGGATTCTTGCAGAAGGCTTACTgcactaaatatttaaaaaaagttaatctATTGGCCTTACTTAACTCTAACATCTATTCCTGAGGATGTGTGGAAGTGATGCTTagttaaaaatcattttgcttaGTGATTAAAATCCATGTTCTTCTCATGAAGATAACAAATGAGGTTAACATCCTGGGGTTGTTGGATAATGAGCAGGAGTGTCAAGATGCTTCCAGGCACTGAGTAAACCTTTGCAAATAAGCCCATGATTATATGGGAATTGCACATAAATAACTGATAGGATTCAAGATAAGTGAACAAATACTAATGTGATGTGGTTGAACATGAAGCTATCTGGTATCAAACTTTCTTATCCTAGCaaatgaaaaggaggaaagtcAGGGCTAGTCTAATGTAAAACTTACTTTAGTTGAAGCTTGCTACATTCACTTTGAAATGTCACAAATGATAACAGCAGTTCCTGGGAGTTCTCTGTGTGGTCTACTCCAGTGGAATGTGCATCTCTTCCTGCTGTGACTAAAGTGTTTTCTGCTGTTACTTAGAAGTGAAATTGGACCTGTGGTCAAGTGCTGGAAGGGGCTGACCGGGGTGGTATGGAGTCCCCATGCCTGGAGGTATTtcagagatgtgtggatgtggcactggGAGCCATGCTCTAGTGATGGCACACGGCAGGTCAGGTCGATGgttgggcttgatgatcttgaaggtctttccAATTTAAGTGCTTCTACGCTTGCCATTACATAATCCAGTGCTATATGAAGTCCTGGGGGCGTGACAAATGCCCAGACTAAGAGCCTTTGTGTTAATAACTACGTTCTGCACCTCACCGTGACACAAAGAGCCTTTCATGGCTCCATTTGCTGTATCATTTGAAAGCTAAAATCGCATTGTGGAGGGGACAGACTCGCTGGGTGCAATTTTGCTCACGGTGCTCCCTCCGTGGAGGCAGAGGGAGCCCTCGGCAGGCAGAAGCCGCCGGCTCCTTGCGGCCGCTCTTCCTCCCTCAGGCGGCGGCCCCGCTCCTGCGCCGCCCGCGCTTTTCTGAGGGCGGGCGCCCGGGGCCTcatggcggcgggcgggcgtcgtgaggcggggaggggagcgggaTCGGGATCGCCTCCGCGGGAGGTCGTGTGGGGAAATCCCGTGAAATGCCCCCCTGCGATCTGCGTAGCTCGCTCCTCTGGTGGTTACGGGCTGCGTTAGGTACGGAACTTGCTTTGAATTGCTTTGAATTCCAGTCATGTGGAGACTCGGGTTCTGACGGGAAGATTTTATTAACCTGTGCTGGTTACCCTCCCTGCTAACGTGGTTACAtatttgcttctgcttttaatgGTCTCTGATACTGTACTAAAGTGTAGTTATAAATACCTCCCATCTTCAGGTGTACCAGTAGCAGAGTAGTTATTTGCATGTGTTAATTTCCCTATTTTGAAAAGTGAGTAGTTAACCTCAGTGGCTACCTAAttagctattatttttaaatccgtgacagagaaaaacatttcatttgtaatTGGTCTGTTGCCATTCACTTTAGTTGGCAAACTAAGACAATACAAAGTGTGTATTTAAACATCATAGTGACTCGCCAGACAATGATGACAAGCAGAAGCTCAAAAAAGCCAGAAACAAAATACCAGTGGGGCAGGAACTTGTGTTATACATTTACTGCTATTATACATTTGCACCAAATGCATAACTGAGGGAACTAAtgcaattaaatttattaattctTTGGCCATGTGACATGTTCATGGGAGCACTTAATacactgacattttaatgtCTCTGAGTGTGCACCACATAAAATGGTGGTCAGACCTGAACTTCTCCAAATCAGGAAGAGTCGAAGTTTGTTTCTGTGCTCAAACTCAGTATTGTTTCAGATGTAGCTCGGAATTTCCGTCAGACATCTACTGACAATATAATGAAGTTAGCTGTATTTCAATGTATTTATGTTCTTGTTCTTGAGGGCTGAATTGTGCACCACTTTTCAACAAGAATAACATCTGTGCAAGAGCACCAACAAGGATTTTTTTGGTATATGTAAttctatatgtttttaaattagatatatagagcatattttttatattcagcATACGGAACCTAACCTTTACTaggttttgtatgttttaatgtgtatgttatttcaaaattactaattatttattttcagatgtatataataaggaaaagatattttgataTCTAAAGAATTAGTATCTGGTTATAAAATGAGTTTCAcactgtttttgaaaaatactctCTTTAAAAGttactaaatttaaaaagtattttttttaacaagtgctccagcatttttttcaggcatttgATGAATTTTTTTATCAGTTACTCCAACAAATCAATATGGTTCAAAGAACATAAAAGCCAGTAGGTTCTGTCTCATCGGTATTGCAAAACGATGCACTTTGGTTAGAAAATTATGTTTACAAAAGCCCCAAGATTGTACCATTTAGTAATATACACCAAAACAACAGTTTTGTAAAGATTCTGTTAAAATACTTGGGTTTTATCATAGTAGTAATTAGAAAAATGTTCTCTATAAGGTGTTCAGCAAGTCTGATGTTCAGTATTATATCACAGTCTGTATAAATACATATCCTGAAGTATCTCAATCGACAGATAAGCTACAGAGGAGTTAAAACAAACTTTCTTGGTTCTTctttgcaaagggaaaaatgaagtgGCTGCAGTTCACTGCCGCTATCTAACCAGTACCAGTAGGAATACAGTACATTTAGACATCAGTTCAGAAACTGTGCTAAAGCTGTCATGGTCTTTTTTGGATCCAAATTAATAGCACCTAATACACACTGCGCTaggaaatcaaaaaaaatacctgtttttaaTCATGAGTACATTAGCTTCTACTTTTAATATTATAAGATAAAACAtagatttttccctttaaagtaCAGTTAGAACTGAATTTGCTTTGGTGGTCAAGTCTGTGTTTATCTCTCAGGTCACTAGTCAGTGTCTTCTCCTCTAATATAGACATAATTTAAACACCTCACAAAATATGAGTATGATATTACAGACACTAATGGGTAAGTGCTAGTGAAGAACATAATAAAAACgtataaaacacttttaatacAATCAAAATATGAACTAACACAGTTTTATAATGCGAACAACCAGGGGCTGTAGATAAATGTATtgataaatactgaaaaatatgttcatAGTCTATGTAGAATCAGCACTTTACAGGCCAAAGTCTGTGCAAGTGGAAGGTCTCTGTAATCATACAGCTGATCTGTGCTGTGCACTCGGgtggctgcaggaaagcaggtTGCCATCACACTGTgaattgtttgctttgtttcctcaCAAGCGGAGTGCCTGTGGTAAGCTCCTCTCACCACACCTAGTGATGGGTTTGGGCTTCAATGTGAAACTTGGCTCTTTTACCTGAAACTTAAGTCATTAAATATATCATGGGACATGTGATTGAGTTCATAATGGTTCTGTGCAAGATACCACTTGACCATGTATCTATACGAAGTCTTTCTTTAATAATACATCTGTACTGCCCTCTGAAACTGATATTCCATTAGGATCATGTTCTGTATTCTATAGCAACGTATGTTTGAAGTATATGCACTGACAAATAAGATTTACGTCCTTTGTCAGGAGAAAGAAGAGTCTTTGATCtacaattaataaaaattaatgtaatttaaaggTAAAACTTAATCAAATTCACTTTTCACAAATACAGGGtgaatttcacttttattccagtaatttttgatttttttagaaGAGCTTGTTAAAAAGTTTAAAGTAACAGGGAATGATTCAGACTAGTCGTAAcaatactggaaaaaatgttatgaCATGCAATGAgaatttaaactattttttctaaaagaaattacttttcatgaaaaaaagcaaactaacaTTTCAGCATGAATTTAAGGTTGTGTGAGGTACTTTTCAACCCAGACATCCTACTCCCACTCCAGTTTTAATTTAGCTACAGGAAGTTGCCCATCTGatgctttgttttgcatgagaaaaaaacacagggtAACTTAGTTTAGAGGTGCATGATTTCTAGAAGCTTTAGAGActtaaagaaattttgaaagagaatTAGAATTTTTTTAGGAAGtattttgggaaaataaataccttcagttattaagaataaaattttgcTCAATGAATTATCTATGAGcatccacaaaataaataaaatgagaaatgtaatTGTGGATATGTCAGTGAATGGtacttgtgtattttttcaggCTATTTTTGTCTGACACACTAGCACTGCAAAACAGCAAACCATCCATGGTCTCCATAATTTAGAGGAAGACCCATCCtgttcacagaagaaaataaagcaacataAGGAAGTTCATACCCCAGTCAAACACATGTGTTCTTGCACCAGTGAGATCAAAGATGAGTAATTGGTGTaactggtaggaaaaaaaaaaaaaaaaaaacaggcccTCAAgggtttttccctttctgaacaATAATCACAATGGTTGCTTGTCACCAGATTAGATAGTACTTTGCACCTGATCAGTATTTTCTGTCCCATCTTTAATCTTAATATGAATCTCAGttcttttttaagaagtaaAAAGGAAAGTGTCACAGAAGGAAGGGTTAAATGATAAGTGTTAGAGGTATGAAAACATCACAGAACTGTTATTTCCCCAGAAAATCTTTTATGAGCTTGAAATATATGGAATGTCTTGCTAAAACGCAATTCAAATTGAAATGGTTT from Aythya fuligula isolate bAytFul2 chromosome 8, bAytFul2.pri, whole genome shotgun sequence includes these protein-coding regions:
- the PRDX1 gene encoding peroxiredoxin-1 encodes the protein MSSGKAFIGKPAPDFTATAVMPDGQFKDIKLSDYRGKYVVFFFYPLDFTFVCPTEIIAYSDRADEFKKINCEIIGASVDSHFCHLAWINTPKKQGGLGSMKIPLVSDTTRVIAKDYGVLKEDEGIAYRGLFIIDEKGILRQITINDLPVGRCVDETLRLVQAFQFTDKHGEVCPAGWKPGSDTIKPDVQKSKEYFSKQK